A segment of the Deltaproteobacteria bacterium genome:
TCCCCATTCGAAAGAGAATAATCCAGAGCGACATCACGACCATTGACTCGTGACCCGACGGCATGCTTCCCGATCTCCGTATGGATATTAAAGGCAAAATCGATCGGCGTTGATCCTTTCAGAAGCTCCCGCACTTCCCCCTGAGGGGTAAAGGTATAAATGACATCGGGAAAGAGATCCTCCTTGACGGAGATCATAAATTCCCGCGAGTCGAGCAGTTCCTTCTGCCATTGCAGCAGCCGTTTCAACCAGAAGAATCGCTCCGCCTTCTGCTCCAGAGACTCCTTGGGGCTCTGCTTGTATTTCCACTGTGTCGTAATCCCCCGCTCAGCACGACGCTGCATTGAACGGGTCAGGATCTGAAATTTCACGGGATGTCCTTTGTGGCCCATGACCAGGGTGTGAAGAGATTGATACTGGTTGGTCTTCGGAACCCCGATATAATCCTGGAATTTCCCCGGAACGGGTTTCCAAAGATTGTGAATCACCCCCAACAGGGTATAGCAGTCAATGGTCTTGTCCACAAAAATACGCAAGCGGATAATATTATAGATCCGTTCAAAAGGGATTTTGTGTGTTCTCATCTTCGTGTAGATCCCGTAGATACTGCTGTGCCGTCCCTCCACTTCGGCCTTCAGATGGAACTCTTTCAACTGGTCCTGGAGCAGAAGAGCAATCTCCAGGGCATAGATATCCAGTTCTTTCATTTGTGCAGGGAGCTGTGCTGCAATCTGCCGGTAGATTTCGGGATGAAGAATTTTCAGACAGAGATCCTCCAGCTCCCGCTGGAGGACCCAGATTCCGAGTCGGTGCGCAATCGGCACATAGATATCGAGGGTTTCCCGGGCAATCCGAAGCTGCTTGGTGCGGGAAAGATACTCCAACGTCCGCATGTTGTGGAGCCGATCGGAAAGCTTGATCAGAATCACCCGGATGTCGTTGACCATGGCCAGGATCATCTTCCGAAAATTCTCCGCCTGACGCTCCTCCCGGGTCTTGTATTCCATCTTGCTGATCTTGGTCATGCCGTCCACCAGGGCGGCAACCTCTTCTCCGAAATATTCCTCGATTTCCTCCAGAGTCGCATAGGTATCTTCCACCGTATCATGGAGCAGGGCCGCCACGATCGACGGGACATCGACCTCCAGATCAGCCATGATCCCGGCCACTTCGAGGGGATGAGTCAGATAGGGCTCCCCGGACATGCGGACCTGTCCTTGATGGACCTTGGCGGAATAGATATAGCCCCTGCGGAGCATGGTCAAGTCGGCCTTGGCGTTGTAACGCTGCACTTTTTCAATGATGTCTTCAAAACGCAGCATAGAGGAAGCCCTTCATGAACGAAAGATCAACCCTTACAGGAGCAGGTACTGTCGGTACACGAGACCGGAGATTCCGGTCGCCCGTGCCCATCGAAAACTTCGAGCGAAAAACCCTGCTCCGGACGATAACGGAGGAAGGAATCGTTCTCCACCCAATCTCCCACGTTAAAATAGTAGCAGGTCCGATCCTGAAGTACAAAGGTTTTCCGGCAGGGAAGATGACTGTGCCCCAAGATCACAACATCGGCCCCCCGGGAAAACTGTTTCAGAGCGAACCCTTCTTCGGCCCCCCCCTTTTCTTTTCCCGAGAAGGTCGGTCGGTGCATCCATTTGTGGCGGCTGAGAAAGGCTTTCAATTTTTCCGCTCGGGCCGGACCGAGCATCCGGATAAAGGCATAGACACAACGGTTC
Coding sequences within it:
- a CDS encoding bifunctional (p)ppGpp synthetase/guanosine-3',5'-bis(diphosphate) 3'-pyrophosphohydrolase codes for the protein MLRFEDIIEKVQRYNAKADLTMLRRGYIYSAKVHQGQVRMSGEPYLTHPLEVAGIMADLEVDVPSIVAALLHDTVEDTYATLEEIEEYFGEEVAALVDGMTKISKMEYKTREERQAENFRKMILAMVNDIRVILIKLSDRLHNMRTLEYLSRTKQLRIARETLDIYVPIAHRLGIWVLQRELEDLCLKILHPEIYRQIAAQLPAQMKELDIYALEIALLLQDQLKEFHLKAEVEGRHSSIYGIYTKMRTHKIPFERIYNIIRLRIFVDKTIDCYTLLGVIHNLWKPVPGKFQDYIGVPKTNQYQSLHTLVMGHKGHPVKFQILTRSMQRRAERGITTQWKYKQSPKESLEQKAERFFWLKRLLQWQKELLDSREFMISVKEDLFPDVIYTFTPQGEVRELLKGSTPIDFAFNIHTEIGKHAVGSRVNGRDVALDYSLSNGDTIEILTSEDQVPQREWLRFARTPKARARIKDWVRGRERERSIEFGQALLLDSFKKFQIDPALIENDERFGEMIQKLGFHDREKLLENLGYGKISVLQVVEKFLPAREFKRLKKKEVKLRKKEPYDLSVPGIKVTGMEDAFIHLASCCNPVPGDRIIAFIGDKRGVSVHEIDCPLVQELDVNPERRIEVQWDADAKIPRPVKVRVEASDQPGVLADICSAITAQGGNIGRTQVVTGSNKTALCQFEIEVYDRTQLDEILASIRKNKTVKHVERIKGVEGSKSLSS